From Candidatus Methylopumilus planktonicus, a single genomic window includes:
- the hemH gene encoding ferrochelatase, with translation MNYYTKEPQYQHGDAPKIGIILANLGTPDSLSTHAVRKYLQQFLMDRRVVEVPRFIWCWILHFIILVFRPGSSAKKYAKVWTKKGSPLLVNASNQTKALTLKIKKSVSQPIEVELGMSYGNPSMKNAVLKLKEKNCTKILLLPLYPQYAASSSASAMDALWRILLKTRNVPAVRTVRNYHDHPLYINALKLSILQFWKKNGKPSKLVMSFHGIPKKSLMQGDPYHCECYKTARLLAEALKLKDNEYVVSFQSRFGRAEWLKPYYAEMMADLGKKKEKNVHVICPGFSSDCLETLEEINIEGRHIFLSHGGKSFSYIPALNDNPDWIDAMQGIILENLQGWIDKNWTAKKEANNSAVTKKRAALVEKKQP, from the coding sequence ATGAATTACTATACAAAAGAACCACAATACCAACATGGCGATGCGCCAAAAATAGGGATTATTCTCGCAAACTTAGGCACCCCTGATTCTCTGAGCACGCATGCCGTAAGAAAATATTTACAACAGTTTCTTATGGATCGAAGAGTGGTCGAAGTGCCACGATTTATTTGGTGCTGGATACTTCATTTCATTATCTTAGTCTTTAGGCCAGGAAGTTCAGCAAAAAAATATGCAAAAGTTTGGACTAAAAAAGGCTCTCCTCTTTTAGTAAATGCTTCAAATCAAACAAAAGCATTAACCCTAAAAATTAAAAAGTCAGTATCTCAGCCCATTGAGGTTGAATTAGGAATGTCCTACGGCAATCCTTCAATGAAAAATGCGGTCCTCAAATTAAAAGAAAAAAATTGCACTAAAATTCTCTTGCTTCCACTCTATCCCCAGTATGCTGCTTCATCAAGTGCATCTGCAATGGACGCGCTATGGCGCATTCTTCTTAAAACAAGAAATGTGCCTGCAGTGAGAACTGTTAGGAATTATCACGATCATCCTCTTTATATTAATGCTCTTAAATTATCTATTCTGCAATTCTGGAAAAAAAATGGAAAGCCTTCAAAGTTAGTGATGAGCTTTCATGGCATCCCAAAAAAATCATTAATGCAAGGCGATCCTTATCATTGTGAATGCTATAAAACTGCTCGCTTACTTGCCGAAGCTCTAAAATTAAAAGATAACGAATATGTGGTCTCATTCCAGTCGCGCTTTGGAAGAGCCGAATGGCTAAAGCCTTATTACGCTGAAATGATGGCTGACCTAGGAAAAAAGAAAGAGAAGAATGTTCATGTTATTTGTCCAGGATTCTCAAGTGACTGCTTAGAAACCTTAGAAGAAATTAATATTGAAGGTAGACATATTTTCTTAAGCCACGGCGGTAAAAGCTTTAGTTATATCCCTGCTCTCAATGACAATCCAGATTGGATCGATGCGATGCAAGGTATAATTCTAGAAAATTTACAAGGTTGGATTGATAAAAACTGGACTGCTAAAAAAGAAGCTAACAATTCAGCTGTCACTAAAAAAAGAGCTGCGCTTGTTGAAAAGAAACAGCCTTAA
- the rfaD gene encoding ADP-glyceromanno-heptose 6-epimerase, whose translation MIILTGGAGMIGSVIAWHLNSILDKKDIIIVDDIQHPDQRNNLSKRTYIDYLDKDDLFPWLEKKKEIEAIIHMGAISATTETDFNKLLNQNIRYSQNLWRYAADHSVPFLYASSAATYGGGEFGYDDNESELRKLNPLNAYGYSKQFFDQWVVQQVTAKEKTPPQWCGFKFFNVYGPNEYHKDRMASVVFHAFNQLKAEGEIRLFKSDRPDYKDGMQLRDFVYVKDAAAAVLHFLSHKKHSGIYNVGTGKASSFKALAESLVKSIKGDLNAIKYIDMPNDLKGKYQYFTEANIKKLKDAGYTKPFHTIEEGIKDYAINYLTKSDTYA comes from the coding sequence ATGATAATACTTACGGGTGGTGCTGGCATGATTGGAAGTGTCATTGCTTGGCATCTTAATAGCATTCTCGATAAAAAAGATATCATCATCGTCGATGATATTCAGCATCCAGATCAACGGAATAATTTAAGCAAGCGAACGTATATTGATTACCTTGATAAAGATGATCTTTTTCCTTGGTTGGAAAAGAAAAAAGAGATTGAAGCTATCATTCATATGGGCGCTATCAGCGCTACAACCGAAACTGATTTTAATAAGCTTTTAAATCAAAATATTCGTTACAGTCAAAATCTATGGCGCTATGCAGCGGATCATAGCGTGCCTTTCCTTTATGCAAGCTCCGCGGCAACCTATGGCGGAGGCGAATTTGGCTATGATGACAATGAATCAGAGCTAAGGAAACTAAACCCTCTTAATGCTTACGGCTATTCAAAACAATTTTTCGATCAATGGGTAGTGCAGCAAGTCACTGCAAAAGAAAAAACACCTCCTCAATGGTGTGGCTTTAAATTTTTTAATGTCTATGGTCCAAACGAATATCATAAAGATAGAATGGCAAGCGTTGTATTTCATGCATTTAATCAACTTAAAGCAGAGGGTGAAATTAGACTCTTCAAGAGCGATCGTCCCGATTATAAAGATGGCATGCAATTAAGAGATTTTGTTTATGTAAAAGATGCAGCAGCAGCTGTTTTGCATTTTTTAAGTCACAAAAAACATTCAGGTATCTATAATGTAGGTACAGGAAAAGCCTCAAGTTTTAAAGCGCTTGCAGAATCTCTTGTGAAAAGTATTAAGGGCGATCTAAATGCAATTAAATATATTGATATGCCAAATGATCTTAAGGGAAAATACCAATACTTTACTGAAGCTAATATAAAAAAACTAAAGGATGCTGGATATACAAAGCCTTTTCATACGATTGAAGAGGGCATTAAAGATTACGCAATAAATTATTTAACTAAAAGTGATACTTACGCATGA
- a CDS encoding D-sedoheptulose 7-phosphate isomerase, which translates to MSNENLKKIESIFNEHQKTIQKLTLLIPQISEIASLIKKTLHSGGKVLIFGNGGSASDSQHIAAEIVGRFVKERKGLPAIALTTDTSIITAVANDYGYEHIFSRQIEALCLKNDVVIGISTSGNSKNVIKGLEKANTLGAITIGLTGSDGGLIKKISKHAIVVDSNETARIQEAHILIGHTMCELIDEGQ; encoded by the coding sequence ATGAGTAATGAAAATTTAAAAAAAATAGAATCTATTTTTAATGAGCATCAAAAGACGATTCAAAAATTAACTTTGCTCATTCCACAGATAAGTGAAATAGCAAGTCTGATAAAAAAAACACTTCACTCAGGGGGTAAAGTGCTTATTTTTGGAAATGGCGGTAGCGCTTCTGATAGTCAACATATTGCGGCAGAAATTGTAGGCAGATTTGTAAAGGAACGTAAAGGGCTTCCAGCTATTGCACTAACGACAGATACTTCAATTATTACTGCTGTTGCAAATGACTATGGCTATGAGCATATTTTTTCAAGACAAATCGAAGCGCTATGTTTAAAAAATGATGTGGTGATTGGCATTTCTACATCAGGTAATAGTAAAAATGTCATTAAAGGGCTAGAAAAAGCCAATACATTAGGCGCTATCACAATTGGCCTAACAGGTAGTGATGGTGGTCTCATTAAAAAAATATCAAAACACGCTATTGTTGTGGACTCAAATGAAACAGCAAGAATTCAAGAGGCGCATATTCTCATTGGACATACGATGTGCGAACTCATTGATGAAGGTCAATAG
- the rfaE2 gene encoding D-glycero-beta-D-manno-heptose 1-phosphate adenylyltransferase produces the protein MSEIDIIKNKFNAKNQWALVVGDLMLDRYLIGSVSRISPEAPVPVVRLKESFDRIGGSGNVAANLAQLGIKTILAGQIGDDGDGKKLLDILKKNHIGVDGIVKDKNPTTTKTRIIGEHQQMMRIDQEATADLIDSKPLIKRISTLLNKKPSIVILSDYAKGVLSEALCQHVIKLAKSKKIPVLVDPKGIDYSKYKNATAITPNKKEAIEACHIHVTKNTNFLTPLLKLKKSLNLQFIAMTKGEDGIDLVQKNTIKNLPAVNQQQVFDVSGAGDTVIATLAACMIAKMPIENCLNIANVAAGIVIGKLGTIPITLQNLIETLSSKHSDQEKKIHSLSRLMEQVLIWKKQKKKIVFTNGCFDILHAGHVTYLEKAKKLGDILILALNSDSSVTKLKGKSRPVIHQEDRARVLSALSSVDSIIIFSETTPLHLIKKIQPDILVKGSDYKKNQVVGHKELKKWHGKVELVSVVPGRSTSAIIKKIS, from the coding sequence ATGAGTGAAATTGATATCATTAAAAATAAATTTAACGCAAAAAATCAGTGGGCTTTAGTGGTTGGTGATTTAATGTTAGATCGCTATTTAATAGGTAGCGTCTCAAGAATCTCTCCCGAAGCTCCAGTGCCAGTTGTCAGATTAAAGGAGTCATTTGATCGCATTGGTGGATCAGGCAATGTCGCAGCTAATCTAGCTCAGTTAGGTATCAAAACAATTTTAGCTGGCCAAATTGGTGATGATGGAGATGGTAAAAAGTTACTTGATATTCTCAAAAAAAATCATATTGGTGTAGATGGTATTGTCAAAGACAAGAATCCTACAACTACAAAAACACGGATTATTGGTGAACATCAACAAATGATGAGAATTGATCAAGAGGCAACAGCAGATTTGATTGATTCTAAACCACTGATTAAAAGAATATCAACGCTCCTTAATAAAAAGCCTTCTATTGTTATATTGTCAGACTATGCAAAAGGGGTTTTAAGTGAAGCGTTATGCCAGCATGTTATTAAACTTGCAAAATCAAAAAAAATACCTGTCCTAGTTGATCCTAAAGGGATTGACTACAGTAAATATAAAAATGCAACTGCGATAACTCCAAACAAAAAAGAAGCTATCGAAGCTTGCCATATTCATGTCACAAAAAATACGAACTTTTTAACGCCCCTTCTAAAATTAAAAAAATCTCTTAATTTGCAATTTATTGCCATGACAAAAGGAGAGGATGGTATTGATTTAGTGCAGAAAAATACTATTAAAAATTTGCCTGCCGTCAATCAACAGCAGGTATTTGATGTATCAGGAGCGGGCGACACAGTTATTGCAACGCTTGCAGCGTGCATGATTGCCAAGATGCCTATTGAGAATTGTCTTAATATTGCAAATGTAGCTGCAGGTATAGTAATTGGTAAATTAGGCACTATCCCTATTACACTTCAAAACCTCATAGAAACTTTAAGTTCTAAGCATTCTGATCAAGAGAAAAAAATTCATTCCCTCTCGCGACTCATGGAGCAAGTTCTGATTTGGAAAAAACAGAAAAAGAAAATTGTATTCACAAACGGCTGCTTTGATATTCTTCATGCAGGTCACGTGACTTATCTAGAAAAAGCAAAAAAATTAGGTGACATACTTATCTTAGCGCTTAATAGTGACTCGTCGGTCACAAAGCTAAAAGGCAAATCAAGGCCTGTGATTCACCAAGAAGATCGAGCGAGAGTACTTTCAGCCCTCTCTTCTGTAGATAGTATTATCATTTTTAGCGAAACTACACCGCTTCATTTAATAAAAAAAATTCAGCCTGATATTTTAGTTAAAGGTAGTGATTATAAAAAAAATCAAGTTGTAGGTCATAAAGAATTAAAAAAATGGCATGGCAAAGTTGAATTAGTTTCTGTTGTTCCTGGTAGAAGCACGAGTGCTATCATCAAAAAAATCTCTTAA
- the waaF gene encoding lipopolysaccharide heptosyltransferase II, translating to MNPKKILIIGPSWLGDMVIAQKLFKTIKDIYPNSKLHVASPTWTIPLVSRMPEVDQSISLPFSHGELNILKRYQIAKVLRLEGYSHAIVLTNSFKSALIPFFAGIPKRTGFLGEMRFALINDCIKKDSSLYRTVDQFLALAPKSKNTKVNLSTRLISKPSQGKRILAGKLSRFKKVLGIAPGAEYGESKRWPIEYFADVANEAIQNGWEVLSLGSTNDQDLGRILDRLTKNKVINLIGKTKLEEVIDVMSLCQSFLSNDSGLMHVAASLNIKQVAIFGSSDPKKTPPLSRHAKLAYLDLSCSPCFERVCPLQHTNCLKNIKPSEIIKKLI from the coding sequence TTGAACCCAAAAAAAATTCTCATTATTGGACCATCATGGCTTGGTGATATGGTTATCGCACAAAAGCTATTTAAGACCATTAAAGATATTTATCCTAATAGCAAGCTTCACGTAGCCTCTCCTACTTGGACAATTCCTTTAGTATCTAGAATGCCTGAGGTAGATCAATCCATTTCATTACCTTTTTCTCATGGCGAGCTAAATATACTCAAGCGTTATCAGATCGCTAAAGTTTTGAGGTTGGAAGGTTATTCGCATGCTATTGTCTTAACAAATTCATTTAAGTCAGCACTGATCCCTTTTTTCGCTGGCATTCCAAAGCGCACTGGTTTTTTGGGGGAAATGCGCTTTGCTTTAATTAATGATTGCATTAAAAAAGATTCTTCACTGTATAGAACAGTTGATCAATTTTTAGCCCTTGCACCAAAATCGAAAAATACTAAAGTTAATTTGTCTACAAGACTAATCTCGAAACCCAGTCAGGGTAAAAGAATTTTGGCAGGTAAATTAAGTAGGTTTAAAAAAGTTCTTGGTATCGCTCCTGGAGCAGAGTACGGTGAATCTAAAAGGTGGCCTATTGAGTATTTTGCAGATGTAGCAAATGAAGCTATACAAAATGGATGGGAAGTTCTCTCGTTAGGCTCCACAAACGATCAAGACTTAGGAAGAATATTAGATCGACTCACAAAAAACAAAGTGATTAATCTCATCGGCAAAACTAAACTTGAAGAAGTAATTGATGTAATGAGTTTGTGCCAATCATTTTTAAGTAATGATTCCGGACTTATGCATGTGGCGGCAAGTTTAAATATTAAACAAGTCGCTATCTTTGGCTCTTCTGACCCTAAAAAAACTCCACCATTAAGTCGACACGCAAAATTAGCCTATCTTGATCTCTCATGCAGCCCGTGTTTTGAAAGAGTTTGCCCTCTTCAGCATACTAATTGCTTAAAAAATATTAAGCCCAGTGAGATTATTAAAAAACTTATTTAG
- a CDS encoding HAD family hydrolase produces the protein MLPISQYKTILFDCDGVVLNSNFLKIEAYRLTALEFGASEEDAMKLVNHHIEYTGISRNIKFTYFLETILKKQADESSMNHLLKQLNIEVERLLENCDIAGGLERLREKTKQAHWMIVSGGDQEEIIRLFSRKSLLKYFDVGIFGSPDSKEEIVARELKKITGQSPALFIGDSKYDYQVAKKNNLDFIFLSGWTNFFEWKNFCEENKIEVHQKLDDLNH, from the coding sequence ATGCTTCCTATTTCCCAATATAAAACAATCTTATTTGATTGTGATGGGGTTGTCCTAAATTCAAACTTCCTAAAAATAGAAGCATATCGCTTAACCGCACTAGAATTTGGAGCATCTGAAGAAGATGCTATGAAGTTAGTTAACCATCACATCGAATATACCGGCATATCTAGAAATATTAAATTTACCTATTTCTTAGAAACCATTCTTAAAAAGCAAGCAGATGAGTCATCAATGAATCATCTTCTAAAACAATTGAACATTGAAGTCGAGAGACTCCTTGAAAATTGTGATATTGCTGGAGGCCTTGAAAGGCTCAGAGAAAAAACAAAACAGGCTCACTGGATGATTGTATCCGGTGGCGATCAAGAAGAAATTATTCGGCTCTTTTCCAGAAAATCATTATTAAAATATTTTGATGTGGGTATTTTTGGAAGCCCTGATTCAAAAGAAGAAATTGTGGCGCGTGAATTAAAAAAAATAACAGGGCAATCGCCCGCTCTATTTATTGGAGATTCAAAATATGATTACCAAGTTGCAAAGAAGAATAATTTAGATTTTATTTTTTTAAGTGGCTGGACAAATTTCTTCGAGTGGAAAAATTTTTGTGAAGAAAATAAAATTGAAGTCCATCAAAAGCTAGACGATCTCAATCACTAA
- a CDS encoding bifunctional 4-hydroxy-2-oxoglutarate aldolase/2-dehydro-3-deoxy-phosphogluconate aldolase, which translates to MKTLDLANYGPVIPVIVIDKVEDAVPMAEALLAGGIKVLEVTLRTACAMEAMDRIIKHLPEAIVGAGTVRTKADASAAKSIGCQFAVSPGYTSELGKHCLDIGLPLLPGVSTGSEVMMANNDGYYFLKLFPAVAVGGINLLKGFAGPFSDIKFCPTGGVTVQSASDFLSLPNVPVCGGTWLTPKDLVANKNWVEITKLAKEASAIKRL; encoded by the coding sequence ATGAAGACATTAGATTTAGCAAATTATGGACCAGTGATACCGGTCATAGTGATTGATAAAGTTGAAGATGCTGTGCCTATGGCAGAGGCTCTTCTTGCAGGTGGTATCAAAGTGTTAGAAGTAACTTTAAGAACTGCATGCGCCATGGAGGCCATGGATAGAATTATCAAGCATTTGCCAGAAGCTATTGTTGGCGCTGGCACAGTAAGAACTAAAGCAGATGCTTCAGCTGCAAAATCAATTGGTTGTCAGTTTGCAGTGAGCCCAGGCTATACAAGTGAACTAGGAAAGCATTGTTTAGATATTGGATTACCTTTATTACCTGGTGTGTCTACAGGTAGCGAAGTCATGATGGCCAATAATGATGGTTATTATTTCTTAAAACTTTTCCCTGCGGTTGCAGTAGGTGGTATTAATCTTCTAAAGGGATTTGCAGGTCCTTTTTCTGACATTAAGTTTTGCCCAACAGGTGGTGTAACTGTTCAGTCAGCATCAGACTTTTTGAGTCTTCCTAATGTCCCTGTCTGTGGCGGAACCTGGCTGACTCCAAAAGATCTTGTCGCAAATAAAAATTGGGTAGAAATTACAAAGCTAGCAAAAGAAGCTAGTGCGATTAAACGTCTTTAG
- the edd gene encoding phosphogluconate dehydratase: MKHSIVEITERIKEKSRPTRLAYLARIDAMLQRQRGADRLGCANVAHAIAALPKNDKLRIVSEKKPNIAIVTAYNDMLSAHKPYENYPSIIRDEANKLDATAQVAGGVPAMCDGITQGEPGMELSLFSRDTIAMSSAIALSHDVFDGALMLGICDKIVPGLLIGALHFGHLPTIFVPAGPMSTGIDNTSKSKVREKYAQGLVGREELLASESAAYHGEGTCTFYGTANSNQMLMEAMGLHIPGAAFIHPREDIREEITRESVRSLINIIGSKQKKPIGKLVDERVIVNAMAALLATGGSTNHLIHWVAIARAAGIIIDWTDFHDLAKSTPLLASIYPNGKADVNEFQTAGGPAFVIRELIETGCMYPDVMTISEGGLKEYTKKPSKEKGKLIWTDLPKKSGDETIVRTADYPFSESGGLKLLNGNLGRSVIKISAVPEDRYIIEGPAIIFDTQEELLSAFDRGELEKDFVAVVRFQGPKANGMPELHKLTPPLAVLQNKGFKVAIVTDGRMSGASGKIPAAIHISPEASANGPIGKIRNGDTIRLNALVGTLNVLVDEDTWHEREYETLSDKHRNDNAHDIGRELFAGMRKNVLSAEEGAVTWL; this comes from the coding sequence ATGAAACATTCCATAGTCGAAATTACCGAAAGAATTAAAGAAAAAAGTAGACCAACACGTCTTGCTTATTTAGCTCGCATAGATGCTATGCTTCAAAGGCAGCGAGGAGCAGATCGCCTCGGCTGCGCTAACGTTGCACATGCAATCGCTGCTCTACCTAAAAACGATAAATTAAGAATTGTTAGCGAGAAGAAACCTAATATTGCAATTGTGACGGCTTATAACGACATGCTCTCAGCACATAAGCCTTATGAAAATTACCCTTCAATTATTCGCGATGAAGCGAATAAGCTCGATGCTACTGCTCAGGTGGCTGGAGGCGTTCCCGCTATGTGTGATGGCATTACACAAGGCGAGCCAGGCATGGAGTTAAGCTTATTTTCTCGAGATACCATTGCGATGTCATCAGCAATTGCTTTGTCACATGATGTATTTGATGGCGCTCTCATGTTGGGTATTTGCGACAAAATTGTCCCTGGCTTATTAATCGGCGCATTGCATTTTGGTCATTTACCTACAATTTTTGTACCCGCAGGACCAATGTCTACCGGCATTGATAACACTTCAAAATCTAAAGTACGTGAAAAATATGCACAAGGATTGGTGGGGCGCGAGGAGTTGCTGGCTTCTGAGTCTGCCGCTTATCACGGGGAGGGTACATGTACATTTTATGGTACCGCGAACAGTAATCAAATGTTAATGGAAGCTATGGGGCTTCATATTCCAGGCGCTGCATTTATCCATCCACGTGAAGATATTAGAGAAGAAATTACTCGAGAGTCAGTAAGATCTCTAATAAACATCATTGGAAGTAAACAGAAGAAGCCAATTGGAAAATTGGTAGATGAGCGAGTCATAGTCAATGCAATGGCAGCATTACTAGCGACAGGTGGATCAACAAATCATCTTATTCATTGGGTTGCGATTGCAAGAGCTGCAGGAATTATTATTGACTGGACAGATTTCCATGATCTTGCAAAGTCGACGCCATTATTGGCAAGTATTTATCCAAACGGCAAAGCTGATGTAAATGAATTTCAAACTGCAGGCGGGCCTGCATTTGTGATTCGTGAACTCATTGAGACTGGATGCATGTATCCGGATGTTATGACTATCAGCGAAGGCGGCTTGAAAGAATATACAAAAAAACCTAGTAAAGAAAAGGGCAAACTTATTTGGACTGATCTTCCTAAAAAAAGTGGTGACGAAACTATTGTCAGAACTGCAGATTATCCATTCAGCGAGTCAGGCGGACTTAAATTATTAAATGGCAATCTTGGACGATCAGTCATTAAAATTTCTGCGGTGCCAGAAGATCGATATATTATCGAAGGCCCTGCAATTATTTTTGATACACAAGAGGAGCTTCTAAGTGCCTTCGATAGAGGAGAGCTTGAAAAAGATTTTGTTGCAGTCGTAAGATTCCAAGGGCCTAAAGCGAATGGAATGCCAGAGTTGCACAAACTGACGCCACCATTAGCTGTGCTTCAAAACAAAGGGTTTAAAGTGGCTATAGTTACAGACGGAAGAATGAGTGGTGCTTCAGGAAAAATTCCAGCCGCAATTCATATAAGTCCAGAGGCTTCAGCAAATGGACCTATTGGAAAAATCCGTAATGGCGATACGATTCGATTGAATGCGTTGGTAGGTACTCTCAACGTTTTAGTTGATGAAGATACATGGCATGAAAGAGAATATGAAACACTCTCAGACAAACATAGAAATGATAATGCCCATGATATTGGCCGCGAGTTATTCGCTGGCATGAGAAAAAATGTGCTATCTGCCGAAGAAGGGGCAGTCACATGGCTTTAA
- the waaC gene encoding lipopolysaccharide heptosyltransferase I: MVRILIIKTSSLGDVIHCLPVINDIKYFVPESSIDWLVEESFADLPRLHPGVNSVITISLRSWKKNLRKKSTWIGLYKSIKAIRENHYDIIIDFQGLLKSAFFTLFTRGDIHGFDKASIREAAASYFYKHTHPVSKQIHAVVRNRELASKCFQYELLDQSAHFGLEIHNINNFNLSERYVVLIHGSSKKSKQWPMEHWLKVIQFFNVLGLRVLLPWGNLEEYHFSKSLRKASTNSLVLPKMNISDLANIISGAKCLIGVDSGLTHLGNALGIPTIGLYLDSNPYLTGVYPNIKVPSVNLGEIGVTPTPESTISQIEAII; this comes from the coding sequence ATGGTTCGTATACTTATCATTAAAACATCCTCACTAGGCGATGTTATTCACTGTTTGCCTGTCATTAATGATATTAAGTATTTTGTCCCTGAGAGCTCTATTGATTGGCTGGTAGAGGAATCCTTCGCAGATTTACCAAGACTTCATCCAGGTGTTAACTCTGTCATAACGATCTCTCTTAGATCATGGAAAAAAAATCTTAGAAAAAAATCAACTTGGATTGGGCTTTATAAATCAATTAAAGCTATCCGAGAAAATCATTACGACATTATTATTGATTTTCAGGGTCTTTTAAAAAGTGCTTTTTTTACTTTATTTACCCGTGGGGATATTCATGGTTTTGATAAAGCCTCTATCCGAGAAGCTGCTGCCTCTTACTTTTATAAACACACACATCCCGTATCAAAGCAAATTCATGCAGTTGTTCGCAATCGAGAATTAGCTTCTAAATGTTTTCAATACGAATTATTAGATCAGTCAGCTCATTTTGGATTAGAGATTCATAATATCAACAACTTTAATCTTTCGGAGCGCTATGTCGTTCTGATTCATGGATCTAGCAAAAAATCAAAACAATGGCCCATGGAACATTGGCTCAAAGTTATTCAGTTTTTTAATGTCCTAGGCTTAAGAGTTCTTTTACCATGGGGTAATCTTGAGGAATATCATTTCTCTAAATCTCTCCGCAAAGCCTCAACCAATTCCTTGGTGCTGCCTAAAATGAATATTAGTGATCTCGCTAATATTATTTCAGGGGCTAAATGTCTCATAGGCGTTGACTCTGGCCTCACCCACCTTGGCAATGCGTTAGGCATTCCAACTATTGGTCTTTATTTGGACAGCAACCCTTACCTCACTGGTGTTTATCCCAACATTAAGGTGCCGTCAGTTAATCTAGGTGAGATAGGTGTGACACCTACCCCCGAATCCACGATTTCTCAAATTGAAGCAATTATTTAA
- the grpE gene encoding nucleotide exchange factor GrpE: MNAEEKNNVSADESENHSDQSTTNNLEEKLNLLEEKLAEAEAQILYVKAEGENIRKRSVEDIDKARKFALERFSGELLSVKDSLDAALAVENANLESYKNGVEITQKQLINVFEKFGINEINALGEKFDPNQHQAISMVESEEEPNKILTVLQKGYLLNERVIRPALVTVSKTKNT, encoded by the coding sequence ATGAACGCAGAAGAGAAAAACAATGTATCCGCAGACGAATCAGAAAACCATTCAGATCAATCAACTACAAATAATCTAGAAGAAAAACTAAATCTCCTAGAAGAAAAATTAGCTGAAGCTGAAGCACAGATTCTTTATGTTAAAGCTGAGGGTGAAAACATAAGAAAGCGTTCTGTTGAAGATATTGATAAAGCTAGAAAATTTGCATTAGAAAGGTTTAGTGGCGAATTGCTGTCTGTCAAAGATAGCCTTGACGCTGCCCTTGCTGTTGAAAATGCGAACCTCGAAAGCTACAAGAATGGTGTTGAAATTACACAAAAACAATTAATTAATGTATTTGAAAAATTTGGAATCAATGAGATTAACGCATTAGGTGAAAAATTTGATCCTAATCAGCATCAAGCGATTAGCATGGTGGAATCGGAAGAAGAGCCAAATAAAATTTTAACAGTGCTTCAAAAAGGTTATCTATTGAACGAAAGAGTCATAAGACCCGCATTAGTAACCGTTTCTAAAACTAAAAATACATAA